From the genome of Calliopsis andreniformis isolate RMS-2024a unplaced genomic scaffold, iyCalAndr_principal scaffold0022, whole genome shotgun sequence, one region includes:
- the Reps gene encoding RALBP1 associated Eps domain containing isoform X2 — translation MDWDSITMANLHLTMTEHQYYEDIFSYCCENTDSESVPVIKVAELLRSANLPGVITIKILDICFGTEAAHIGTHLGKKQFYGLLKLVAAHQAGLSIRKDLITMPLDVITLPKFTWPTSGDEDGRRSSDSNRAMKSRHRAPESTTESESEAESPRETGGSTDSPTPTNSVIQERNNDMSGETILDSVSGGWQGLLVSEEQRQLLGTEEESSERHSSDEGDADGDGSGFPPEEVWIISDEQREYYTAQFVQLQLDPDGLLHGPIARTFFEKSGLPLGELSRIWQLADITRDGALSLQEFLVAMHLVVLRRNHVPLPEVLPPPLLSSLLKQKTGPPPIPPTTSNMQSSLSNSTGTSEKNTNKEWTKFVDSPTGTSSSLTSPGLQLVNFDFQKSAVERNPKILHPVPLRLTPEAAILASGANGNSNSCTTLGDEDLQHTAAALLQRPIIKKPPPPPEESVIVTPKKEPPPPPPPRPYRTHARSSSLDLNKLGKNGQSFLGAPPLVPPRISPGISELPENPPLETVIPQTQQFTGVCGAFHIYRKPSPKREGGEEDTPKDEVEESKKLTLQELREKNAELRLVCEELTRELASVLQERINLRARLLLLT, via the exons ATGGATTGGGACTCGATTACGATGGCGAACCTTCACCTGACGATGACCGAGCACCAGTACTACGAGGATATTTTCAGTTACTGTTGCGAAAACACTGACAGCGAGAGCGTGCCGGTGATAAAGGTCGCCGAGCTCCTCCGCTCGGCGAATTTGCCAGGGGTTATTACGATAAAG ATCCTGGATATCTGTTTTGGAACTGAGGCAGCTCATATTGGTACACATCTTGGAAAGAAACAATTTTATGGGCTATTGAAACTTGTGGCAGCTCATCAAGCGGGTCTTAGTATTCGTAAAGACTTAATTACAATGCCTTTAGATGTTATAACCTTGCCAAAATTTACATGGCCAACATCAGGAGACGAAGATGGTAGGAGAAGTTCTGATTCGAACAGAGCTATGAAAAGTCGACATCGTGCTCCTGAAAGTACAACAGAAAGTGAAAGTGAAGCTGAGTCTCCAAGAGAAACTGGTGGCAGTACAGACTCGCCAACACCAACAAATAGTGTAATACAAGAAAGAAACAATGATATGAGTGGTGAAACGATATTAGACTCCGTTTCTGGAGGTTGGCAGGGATTATTAGTATCCGAAGAACAGAGACAATTATTAGGGACAGAAGAAGAGAGTTCCGAACGTCACAGCAGTGATGAAGGTGATGCAGATGGTGATGGTTCGGGATTCCCACCAGAAGAAGTATGGATAATTAGTGATGAACAACGTGAATATTATACCGCCCAGTTTGTACAGCTCCAGTTGGATCCTGATGGACTTTTACATGGCCCTATAGCAAGGACATTCTTTGAAAAATCTGGACTTCCTTTAGGAGAACTTAGTCGAATTTGGCAGCTAGCGGATATAACCAGAGATGGAGCATTAAGTTTACAAGAATTCTTAGTGGCTATGCACCTTGTTGTATTAAGAAGAAATCATGTGCCTCTACCTGAGGTTTTACCCCCACCTTTACTAAGCTCATTGCTTAAACAAAAGACTGGTCCACCACCCATTCCACCAACTACAAGTAATATGCAATCAAGTCTATCTAATTCAACGGGTACTAGTGAAAAGAACACTAATAAAGAGTGGACGAAATTTGTGGACTCGCCAACTGGAACCAGTAGTTCTCTCACTAGCCCTGGACTACAGTTAGTGAATTTTGACTTTCAAAAATCTGCCGTTGAAAGAAATCCTAAAATTCTACATCCTGTACCATTACGTTTAACACCTGAAGCAGCAATTCTTGCTTCTGGGGCAAATGGTAACAGTAATAGTTGCACTACATTAGGAGATGAGGATCTCCAGCATACTGCAGCAGCATTATTGCAACGACCTATCATAAAAAAACCACCTCCACCTCCTGAAGAATCTGTTATTGTAACTCCAAAGAAGGAACCACCGCCTCCACCACCACCCAGACCATATAGAACACATGCAAGAAGTTCTAGTCTTGATCTTAATAAATTAG GGAAAAATGGTCAAAGTTTCCTTGGAGCGCCGCCACTAGTTCCACCAAGAATCTCCCCTGGAATT AGCGAACTACCTGAAAATCCACCTTTGGAAACTGTAATCCCCCAAACGCAGCAATTTACTGGTGTCTGTGGTGCATTTCATATTTATAGAAAACCAAGTCCAA AACGAGAAGGAGGAGAAGAAGACACTCCAAAGGACGAAGTAGAAGAATCAAAAAAGTTAACGTTGCAAGAATTACGAGAGAAGAATGCAGAACTGCGATTAGTCTGTGAAGAATTAACGCGAGAATTAGCTAGCGTGCTTCAGGAACGTATAAATCTTCGTGCAAGACTCTTACTTTTAACATGA
- the Reps gene encoding RALBP1 associated Eps domain containing isoform X3, giving the protein MPLDVITLPKFTWPTSGDEDGRRSSDSNRAMKSRHRAPESTTESESEAESPRETGGSTDSPTPTNSVIQERNNDMSGETILDSVSGGWQGLLVSEEQRQLLGTEEESSERHSSDEGDADGDGSGFPPEEVWIISDEQREYYTAQFVQLQLDPDGLLHGPIARTFFEKSGLPLGELSRIWQLADITRDGALSLQEFLVAMHLVVLRRNHVPLPEVLPPPLLSSLLKQKTGPPPIPPTTSNMQSSLSNSTGTSEKNTNKEWTKFVDSPTGTSSSLTSPGLQLVNFDFQKSAVERNPKILHPVPLRLTPEAAILASGANGNSNSCTTLGDEDLQHTAAALLQRPIIKKPPPPPEESVIVTPKKEPPPPPPPRPYRTHARSSSLDLNKLGKNGQSFLGAPPLVPPRISPGITSPRKLVGQKSEGEGQKFLNENQGFVADFSHFSPKSELPENPPLETVIPQTQQFTGVCGAFHIYRKPSPKREGGEEDTPKDEVEESKKLTLQELREKNAELRLVCEELTRELASVLQERINLRARLLLLT; this is encoded by the exons ATGCCTTTAGATGTTATAACCTTGCCAAAATTTACATGGCCAACATCAGGAGACGAAGATGGTAGGAGAAGTTCTGATTCGAACAGAGCTATGAAAAGTCGACATCGTGCTCCTGAAAGTACAACAGAAAGTGAAAGTGAAGCTGAGTCTCCAAGAGAAACTGGTGGCAGTACAGACTCGCCAACACCAACAAATAGTGTAATACAAGAAAGAAACAATGATATGAGTGGTGAAACGATATTAGACTCCGTTTCTGGAGGTTGGCAGGGATTATTAGTATCCGAAGAACAGAGACAATTATTAGGGACAGAAGAAGAGAGTTCCGAACGTCACAGCAGTGATGAAGGTGATGCAGATGGTGATGGTTCGGGATTCCCACCAGAAGAAGTATGGATAATTAGTGATGAACAACGTGAATATTATACCGCCCAGTTTGTACAGCTCCAGTTGGATCCTGATGGACTTTTACATGGCCCTATAGCAAGGACATTCTTTGAAAAATCTGGACTTCCTTTAGGAGAACTTAGTCGAATTTGGCAGCTAGCGGATATAACCAGAGATGGAGCATTAAGTTTACAAGAATTCTTAGTGGCTATGCACCTTGTTGTATTAAGAAGAAATCATGTGCCTCTACCTGAGGTTTTACCCCCACCTTTACTAAGCTCATTGCTTAAACAAAAGACTGGTCCACCACCCATTCCACCAACTACAAGTAATATGCAATCAAGTCTATCTAATTCAACGGGTACTAGTGAAAAGAACACTAATAAAGAGTGGACGAAATTTGTGGACTCGCCAACTGGAACCAGTAGTTCTCTCACTAGCCCTGGACTACAGTTAGTGAATTTTGACTTTCAAAAATCTGCCGTTGAAAGAAATCCTAAAATTCTACATCCTGTACCATTACGTTTAACACCTGAAGCAGCAATTCTTGCTTCTGGGGCAAATGGTAACAGTAATAGTTGCACTACATTAGGAGATGAGGATCTCCAGCATACTGCAGCAGCATTATTGCAACGACCTATCATAAAAAAACCACCTCCACCTCCTGAAGAATCTGTTATTGTAACTCCAAAGAAGGAACCACCGCCTCCACCACCACCCAGACCATATAGAACACATGCAAGAAGTTCTAGTCTTGATCTTAATAAATTAG GGAAAAATGGTCAAAGTTTCCTTGGAGCGCCGCCACTAGTTCCACCAAGAATCTCCCCTGGAATT ACTTCACCTCGGAAATTGGTTGGTCAAAAAAGTGAGGGAGAGGGACAAAAATTTCTAAATGAAAATCAAGGTTTTGTTGCTGATTTTTCTCACTTTTCTCCAAAGAGCGAACTACCTGAAAATCCACCTTTGGAAACTGTAATCCCCCAAACGCAGCAATTTACTGGTGTCTGTGGTGCATTTCATATTTATAGAAAACCAAGTCCAA AACGAGAAGGAGGAGAAGAAGACACTCCAAAGGACGAAGTAGAAGAATCAAAAAAGTTAACGTTGCAAGAATTACGAGAGAAGAATGCAGAACTGCGATTAGTCTGTGAAGAATTAACGCGAGAATTAGCTAGCGTGCTTCAGGAACGTATAAATCTTCGTGCAAGACTCTTACTTTTAACATGA
- the LOC143187166 gene encoding glyceraldehyde-3-phosphate dehydrogenase 1 — translation MSKIGINGFGRIGRLVLRASIERGGQVVAVNDPFIGLDYMVYMFKYDSTHGRFKGEVKAEDGCLVVNGNKIAVFSERDPKAIPWSKAGAEYVVESTGVFTTIDKASAHLEGGAKKVIISAPSADAPMFVVGVNLEAYDPSYKVISNASCTTNCLAPLAKVIHDNFEIIEGLMTTVHAITATQKTVDGPSGKLWRDGRGAAQNIIPAATGAAKAVGKVIPALNGKLTGMAFRVPVHNVSVVDLTVRLAKPATYDAIKAKVKEASEGPLKGILGYTEDEVVSSDFIGDNHSSIFDAKAGIPLNDNFVKLISWYDNEYGYSNRVIDLIKYIQTKDN, via the exons atgAGTAAAATCGGAATTAACGGATTCGGCCGTATTGGTCGTCTTGTACTTAGGGCCTCGATTGAACGTGGTGGCCAG GTTGTCGCCGTCAATGATCCCTTCATTGGCTTGGACTACATGGTGTACATGTTCAAATATGATTCAACTCACGGTAGATTCAAGGGAGAAGTTAAAGCCGAAGATGGCTGCTTAGTCGTCAATGGCAACAAAATTGCAGTATTCAGTGAACGTGATCCAAAAGCCATTCCATGGAGCAAAGCTGGTGCTGAATACGTTGTGGAGTCAACTGGTGTCTTCACAACTATCGACAAAGCTTCT GCTCACTTAGAAGGTGGTGCTAAGAAAGTCATCATTTCTGCTCCATCAGCTGATGCACCCATGTTCGTTGTTGGTGTTAACTTGGAAGCATATGACCCAAGCTACAAAGTTATCTCCAATGCTTCTTGCACTACCAATTGTTTAGCTCCTCTCGCTAAAGTTATCCACGATAACTTCGAAATCATTGAAGGCCTCATGACCACTGTGCACGCTATTACTGCTACTCAGAAGACCGTTGACGGACCTTCTGGCAAA CTGTGGCGAGATGGCCGTGGTGCTGCACAAAACATTATTCCTGCTGCAACTGGCGCAGCTAAAGCTGTGGGTAAAGTTATCCCAGCTCTTAATGGCAAGCTGACTGGTATGGCTTTCCGTGTACCAGTACACAACGTGTCTGTTGTCGACTTGACAGTAAGACTTGCTAAGCCCGCAACTTACGATGCTATTAAAGCTAAGGTTAAGGAAGCTTCTGAAGGACCTTTGAAGGGAATTCTGGGATACACAGAAGATGAAGTTGTATCTTCTGACTTCATTGGGGATAACCACTCCAGTATTTTCGATGCTAAAGCTGGTATTCCTTTGAACGATAACTTCGTTAAGTTAATCTCGTGGTACGACAACGAATACGGTTATTCCAACCGTGTAATCGATCTGATTAAGTATATTCAAACTAAGGACAACTAA
- the Reps gene encoding RALBP1 associated Eps domain containing isoform X1, with translation MDWDSITMANLHLTMTEHQYYEDIFSYCCENTDSESVPVIKVAELLRSANLPGVITIKILDICFGTEAAHIGTHLGKKQFYGLLKLVAAHQAGLSIRKDLITMPLDVITLPKFTWPTSGDEDGRRSSDSNRAMKSRHRAPESTTESESEAESPRETGGSTDSPTPTNSVIQERNNDMSGETILDSVSGGWQGLLVSEEQRQLLGTEEESSERHSSDEGDADGDGSGFPPEEVWIISDEQREYYTAQFVQLQLDPDGLLHGPIARTFFEKSGLPLGELSRIWQLADITRDGALSLQEFLVAMHLVVLRRNHVPLPEVLPPPLLSSLLKQKTGPPPIPPTTSNMQSSLSNSTGTSEKNTNKEWTKFVDSPTGTSSSLTSPGLQLVNFDFQKSAVERNPKILHPVPLRLTPEAAILASGANGNSNSCTTLGDEDLQHTAAALLQRPIIKKPPPPPEESVIVTPKKEPPPPPPPRPYRTHARSSSLDLNKLGKNGQSFLGAPPLVPPRISPGITSPRKLVGQKSEGEGQKFLNENQGFVADFSHFSPKSELPENPPLETVIPQTQQFTGVCGAFHIYRKPSPKREGGEEDTPKDEVEESKKLTLQELREKNAELRLVCEELTRELASVLQERINLRARLLLLT, from the exons ATGGATTGGGACTCGATTACGATGGCGAACCTTCACCTGACGATGACCGAGCACCAGTACTACGAGGATATTTTCAGTTACTGTTGCGAAAACACTGACAGCGAGAGCGTGCCGGTGATAAAGGTCGCCGAGCTCCTCCGCTCGGCGAATTTGCCAGGGGTTATTACGATAAAG ATCCTGGATATCTGTTTTGGAACTGAGGCAGCTCATATTGGTACACATCTTGGAAAGAAACAATTTTATGGGCTATTGAAACTTGTGGCAGCTCATCAAGCGGGTCTTAGTATTCGTAAAGACTTAATTACAATGCCTTTAGATGTTATAACCTTGCCAAAATTTACATGGCCAACATCAGGAGACGAAGATGGTAGGAGAAGTTCTGATTCGAACAGAGCTATGAAAAGTCGACATCGTGCTCCTGAAAGTACAACAGAAAGTGAAAGTGAAGCTGAGTCTCCAAGAGAAACTGGTGGCAGTACAGACTCGCCAACACCAACAAATAGTGTAATACAAGAAAGAAACAATGATATGAGTGGTGAAACGATATTAGACTCCGTTTCTGGAGGTTGGCAGGGATTATTAGTATCCGAAGAACAGAGACAATTATTAGGGACAGAAGAAGAGAGTTCCGAACGTCACAGCAGTGATGAAGGTGATGCAGATGGTGATGGTTCGGGATTCCCACCAGAAGAAGTATGGATAATTAGTGATGAACAACGTGAATATTATACCGCCCAGTTTGTACAGCTCCAGTTGGATCCTGATGGACTTTTACATGGCCCTATAGCAAGGACATTCTTTGAAAAATCTGGACTTCCTTTAGGAGAACTTAGTCGAATTTGGCAGCTAGCGGATATAACCAGAGATGGAGCATTAAGTTTACAAGAATTCTTAGTGGCTATGCACCTTGTTGTATTAAGAAGAAATCATGTGCCTCTACCTGAGGTTTTACCCCCACCTTTACTAAGCTCATTGCTTAAACAAAAGACTGGTCCACCACCCATTCCACCAACTACAAGTAATATGCAATCAAGTCTATCTAATTCAACGGGTACTAGTGAAAAGAACACTAATAAAGAGTGGACGAAATTTGTGGACTCGCCAACTGGAACCAGTAGTTCTCTCACTAGCCCTGGACTACAGTTAGTGAATTTTGACTTTCAAAAATCTGCCGTTGAAAGAAATCCTAAAATTCTACATCCTGTACCATTACGTTTAACACCTGAAGCAGCAATTCTTGCTTCTGGGGCAAATGGTAACAGTAATAGTTGCACTACATTAGGAGATGAGGATCTCCAGCATACTGCAGCAGCATTATTGCAACGACCTATCATAAAAAAACCACCTCCACCTCCTGAAGAATCTGTTATTGTAACTCCAAAGAAGGAACCACCGCCTCCACCACCACCCAGACCATATAGAACACATGCAAGAAGTTCTAGTCTTGATCTTAATAAATTAG GGAAAAATGGTCAAAGTTTCCTTGGAGCGCCGCCACTAGTTCCACCAAGAATCTCCCCTGGAATT ACTTCACCTCGGAAATTGGTTGGTCAAAAAAGTGAGGGAGAGGGACAAAAATTTCTAAATGAAAATCAAGGTTTTGTTGCTGATTTTTCTCACTTTTCTCCAAAGAGCGAACTACCTGAAAATCCACCTTTGGAAACTGTAATCCCCCAAACGCAGCAATTTACTGGTGTCTGTGGTGCATTTCATATTTATAGAAAACCAAGTCCAA AACGAGAAGGAGGAGAAGAAGACACTCCAAAGGACGAAGTAGAAGAATCAAAAAAGTTAACGTTGCAAGAATTACGAGAGAAGAATGCAGAACTGCGATTAGTCTGTGAAGAATTAACGCGAGAATTAGCTAGCGTGCTTCAGGAACGTATAAATCTTCGTGCAAGACTCTTACTTTTAACATGA